Proteins from a single region of Campylobacter sputorum:
- a CDS encoding isoprenylcysteine carboxyl methyltransferase family protein, translating into MDYLIFILVFCVFVLRLYFLKISKKNEKNILKNGGKEYGVNNTKAITIVHVMFYLFCLFEAIVRGVKFDMVSCIGLGLLMFAFFMLYYIVNYLLKGIWTVKLMIAKNHKYNPHFLFRTIKHPNYYLNIFPELVGLSMLCHASVSFIILAPIYLIIMYIRIKEEDNLIKNVIIPNGIKEF; encoded by the coding sequence TTGGATTATTTAATTTTTATTTTGGTTTTTTGTGTTTTTGTTTTAAGGTTATATTTTTTAAAAATTTCTAAGAAAAATGAGAAAAATATTTTAAAAAATGGCGGAAAAGAGTATGGCGTAAATAATACAAAAGCTATAACTATAGTTCATGTTATGTTTTATCTTTTTTGTTTATTTGAAGCTATTGTAAGAGGGGTGAAATTTGATATGGTTAGTTGTATTGGTTTAGGATTGCTAATGTTTGCATTTTTTATGTTGTATTATATAGTAAATTATTTATTAAAAGGTATTTGGACAGTTAAGCTGATGATAGCTAAAAATCACAAATACAACCCACATTTTCTTTTTAGGACAATAAAACATCCAAACTATTATCTAAATATTTTTCCAGAACTCGTAGGACTTTCAATGCTTTGTCATGCTAGTGTGTCGTTTATTATTTTAGCTCCAATTTATCTTATAATTATGTATATAAGGATAAAAGAAGAAGATAATTTGATAAAAAATGTAATCATACCAAATGGTATAAAAGAATTTTGA
- a CDS encoding cation:dicarboxylate symporter family transporter, which translates to MYSFFVNFFNISSIYTLLGLFALALIFYLLKVLKNVGVSNGKIMALSLIFGILLGYLCLYLANFPHQNILSLKDSTNLRPLYEIYVWFKFIIVMFISFLKLLIIPIIFFGIIRVIINLDQNVKFKNIFGISFSYLMITTAIASLIGITLAIVMQVGSGTINQTTTKIIKEVKPINEVILDFIPNNIISAMANTNVLGVVIFSLFIAFGANMIAKNEDIKNFEILRNLIDFIYKIIMQITKKVISFLPYVVVVMIANTFLENGFDAIISALDYIVLCYVAAILTLSMHAIVLLINGLNPIKYFQKALPTLIMAFTSRSSSGTLPMTISTLTNKFGVSSSNASFVASISTTIGMNGCAGFYTGSAAVFLLNALGVSITFEYIAMIVILSVIASFGIAGIPGIAIMALSVVITGLGLENNFALLATILAIDPIIDMARTATNVSGGMTASIATDKVLKTLSKDVYNS; encoded by the coding sequence ATGTATAGTTTTTTTGTTAATTTTTTTAACATATCTAGCATTTACACACTACTTGGGCTTTTTGCTTTAGCATTGATATTTTATCTGTTAAAAGTGTTGAAAAATGTAGGGGTAAGTAACGGTAAGATTATGGCTCTATCTTTAATTTTTGGCATTTTACTTGGATATTTATGCTTATATTTAGCAAATTTTCCACATCAAAATATATTATCATTAAAAGATTCCACTAATCTAAGACCTCTTTATGAAATTTATGTGTGGTTTAAATTTATAATAGTTATGTTTATAAGCTTTTTAAAGCTCTTAATCATTCCTATAATATTTTTTGGCATTATAAGAGTTATTATAAATTTAGATCAAAATGTAAAATTTAAAAATATTTTTGGTATATCTTTTTCTTATCTAATGATAACAACAGCCATTGCTTCGCTCATAGGAATAACTTTGGCTATTGTTATGCAAGTAGGCTCTGGAACTATAAATCAAACTACTACAAAAATTATAAAAGAAGTTAAGCCTATAAATGAAGTTATACTGGACTTTATACCAAACAATATAATTTCAGCTATGGCAAATACAAATGTTCTTGGCGTGGTTATATTTTCTTTGTTTATCGCATTTGGTGCAAATATGATAGCAAAAAATGAAGATATAAAAAATTTCGAAATACTTAGAAATTTGATAGATTTTATTTATAAAATCATTATGCAAATAACCAAAAAAGTCATATCGTTTTTACCTTATGTAGTTGTTGTAATGATAGCAAATACATTTTTAGAAAATGGGTTTGATGCGATTATTTCTGCACTTGATTATATTGTTTTATGCTATGTAGCAGCTATTTTAACACTTAGTATGCACGCTATTGTTCTTTTAATAAATGGCTTAAACCCTATAAAATATTTTCAAAAAGCCTTACCAACGCTAATAATGGCTTTCACATCAAGAAGTTCATCTGGAACACTTCCAATGACCATATCAACACTTACGAATAAATTTGGCGTAAGTTCAAGCAATGCATCTTTTGTAGCAAGTATCTCAACAACGATTGGAATGAATGGATGTGCTGGTTTTTATACTGGAAGTGCTGCTGTGTTTTTGCTAAACGCACTTGGAGTAAGTATAACTTTTGAATACATTGCCATGATAGTTATATTAAGCGTAATAGCTTCATTTGGTATAGCAGGAATTCCAGGAATTGCCATAATGGCACTATCTGTTGTTATAACAGGTCTTGGTTTAGAAAACAATTTCGCACTTCTTGCAACTATTTTAGCAATTGATCCAATCATTGATATGGCAAGAACAGCCACAAATGTATCTGGCGGAATGACTGCTAGTATAGCAACAGACAAAGTACTAAAAACATTAAGCAAGGATGTTTATAATTCATAA
- a CDS encoding RDD family protein produces the protein MSDNVLKKLNTEGIDIAPMNKRFLSYAIDEVLLSLLFVIIYWDFFTTNNDFEQTLQMVSSMSLQLVLLKVVYQSFFIWYYGATIGKIICKIVCIDVVMLSKPKLSTAILRAIFRIVSESFLYLGFVWALGNQLRQTWHDKIAKTVVINAY, from the coding sequence ATGAGTGATAATGTATTAAAAAAACTAAATACAGAGGGCATTGATATAGCACCAATGAACAAAAGATTTTTATCTTATGCCATTGATGAGGTTTTACTTAGTTTGCTTTTTGTGATAATTTATTGGGATTTTTTTACTACCAATAATGATTTTGAACAAACATTGCAAATGGTTTCATCCATGAGTCTTCAACTTGTGCTTTTAAAAGTTGTTTATCAGTCGTTTTTTATATGGTATTATGGTGCAACTATAGGTAAAATAATTTGTAAAATAGTATGCATTGATGTTGTTATGCTTTCAAAACCAAAATTAAGCACAGCTATTTTAAGAGCGATTTTTAGAATAGTTAGTGAGAGTTTTTTATACTTAGGGTTTGTTTGGGCTTTAGGAAATCAGCTAAGACAAACTTGGCATGATAAAATCGCAAAAACAGTGGTGATAAATGCGTATTAA
- the purD gene encoding phosphoribosylamine--glycine ligase, which produces MKILIIGSGGREYAIAIKLLENKDNSLFFAPGNGATNNLGVNLDITDFEKLADFCEQNKIDLTIVGPEDPLTNGIVDVFKKRNLVIFGPSKNAAKLEGSKVYMKNFLKKYNIKTARFLSSNDKDEICKFIDTLGDKVVVKADGLCAGKGVIIANSHNEAKKEALDMLSGKSFGEAGKNVVIEEFLDGYELSFFAICDGKNFVSLPFAQDHKKLNDGDMGPNTGGMGAYAPSPLANDNLLKRVENEILRVTLDGMIQENAPFCGVLFVGLMIVNNEPYVLEYNVRFGDPECEVLMPLIKGDLAGILKDASLGKLTKIELYNKFSVGVVMASENYPFSSSPKQEINVENIPNDTHICYAGVSLEDKKLYANGGRVLVCVGSGDNIKEAQEKAYMLCQNVKFKGAKFRKDIAYQALK; this is translated from the coding sequence TTGAAAATTTTGATAATTGGAAGCGGTGGCAGAGAATATGCCATTGCTATAAAACTTCTTGAAAATAAAGATAATTCGCTTTTCTTTGCACCTGGAAATGGTGCTACAAATAACTTAGGAGTAAATTTAGATATAACAGATTTTGAAAAGTTGGCTGATTTTTGTGAGCAAAACAAGATAGATTTAACAATCGTTGGTCCAGAAGATCCTCTTACAAATGGTATTGTGGATGTATTTAAAAAAAGAAATTTAGTTATATTTGGCCCAAGTAAAAATGCTGCAAAGCTTGAAGGTAGCAAAGTTTATATGAAAAATTTCCTTAAGAAATATAATATTAAAACAGCTAGATTTCTAAGCTCAAACGATAAAGATGAAATTTGTAAATTTATTGATACTTTAGGTGATAAAGTTGTTGTAAAAGCTGATGGGCTTTGTGCTGGCAAAGGCGTTATCATAGCAAATTCTCACAATGAGGCAAAAAAAGAAGCTCTTGATATGCTTAGTGGAAAAAGTTTTGGTGAAGCTGGAAAAAATGTGGTTATAGAAGAATTTTTGGATGGATATGAGCTTAGTTTTTTTGCGATTTGTGATGGTAAAAACTTTGTAAGTTTGCCTTTTGCACAAGATCATAAAAAACTTAATGATGGAGATATGGGACCAAATACAGGTGGAATGGGGGCTTATGCACCAAGTCCACTAGCTAATGATAATCTTTTAAAAAGAGTTGAAAATGAGATACTAAGAGTTACGCTTGATGGTATGATACAAGAAAATGCACCATTTTGTGGTGTTTTGTTTGTAGGTCTTATGATTGTTAATAATGAACCATATGTGCTTGAATACAATGTTCGTTTTGGTGATCCAGAATGTGAAGTTTTGATGCCGCTAATAAAAGGCGATTTGGCTGGTATTTTAAAAGATGCTAGTTTAGGTAAATTAACTAAGATAGAGCTGTATAATAAATTTAGCGTTGGCGTTGTGATGGCTAGTGAAAATTATCCTTTTAGTTCTTCGCCAAAACAAGAGATTAATGTAGAAAATATACCAAATGACACACATATTTGTTATGCTGGAGTTAGCTTAGAAGATAAAAAACTATATGCAAATGGTGGTAGAGTTTTGGTTTGTGTTGGCAGTGGAGATAACATAAAAGAAGCACAGGAAAAAGCTTATATGCTTTGCCAAAATGTTAAATTTAAAGGTGCAAAATTTAGAAAAGATATCGCATATCAGGCATTAAAATGA
- a CDS encoding ATP-binding cassette domain-containing protein codes for MVKYLNSSLSDVLYIFDEPSVGLHPQDIKGIANIFKEIKNKGNTVLFIDHDLDMIKVCDEVINFGEGAGIHGGKVTFQGPFENLLRSNTVTAKAFLKKHTIVQEKKQFLKYYELVNVSKHNLKNISVKIPKNAITLVTGVAGSGKSTLIREVFVNSYPKSTILDQSMPQASSRSNIATYLKIYDEIKKVFSKENHVDISLFSMTGKGACPICKGKGVVKLDLAYLGDFEEICEKCQGKRFNDKALSYIYRGKNISEIFDLTAQEAKEMFFDNKLIRHTLESIIEANLYYIKLGQNLDSYSGGELQRLKIAQMLLNHTSEIIILDEPTTGLHESDIDNLLMLIRELVRKGNTVIIIEHNLSVIAQADWIIDLGPKGGKMGGNLLFQGYPIDFIKCQDSFTARHLRRFLKKQ; via the coding sequence ATGGTTAAGTATTTAAATAGTTCTTTATCGGATGTGCTTTATATATTTGATGAACCAAGCGTAGGTCTTCATCCTCAAGATATTAAAGGTATTGCTAATATTTTTAAAGAAATAAAAAATAAGGGCAATACAGTTTTGTTTATTGATCATGATTTAGATATGATTAAGGTATGTGATGAAGTAATTAACTTTGGTGAAGGAGCAGGAATTCATGGAGGTAAAGTAACTTTTCAAGGTCCATTTGAAAATTTGTTAAGGTCAAATACGGTTACAGCTAAAGCATTTTTAAAAAAACATACTATAGTCCAAGAAAAGAAACAATTCTTAAAATATTATGAACTTGTCAATGTATCAAAGCATAATTTAAAAAATATCTCTGTAAAAATTCCTAAAAATGCCATCACATTAGTAACAGGGGTTGCAGGATCTGGAAAAAGCACATTAATAAGGGAAGTTTTTGTAAATAGCTATCCGAAGTCAACAATTTTAGATCAAAGTATGCCACAAGCTTCTAGTCGCTCCAATATTGCTACTTATTTAAAAATTTATGATGAAATTAAAAAAGTTTTTAGTAAAGAAAATCATGTTGATATATCACTTTTTTCTATGACTGGCAAAGGAGCTTGTCCTATATGTAAAGGAAAAGGTGTTGTAAAGCTTGACTTAGCTTATCTTGGAGATTTTGAAGAAATTTGCGAAAAATGCCAAGGAAAAAGATTTAATGATAAAGCGCTCTCATACATATATAGAGGTAAAAATATAAGCGAAATATTTGATCTAACTGCCCAAGAAGCAAAGGAGATGTTTTTTGATAATAAATTAATAAGACACACATTAGAATCTATTATTGAAGCCAATTTATACTATATAAAACTTGGACAAAACCTTGACTCATATTCTGGAGGGGAACTGCAAAGATTAAAGATAGCGCAAATGTTATTAAATCATACATCAGAAATTATTATCTTAGACGAACCTACAACGGGGTTACATGAATCTGACATTGACAATTTATTGATGCTTATTCGTGAATTAGTAAGAAAAGGAAATACTGTAATAATTATAGAGCATAATTTGTCTGTTATTGCTCAAGCAGACTGGATTATCGATCTTGGTCCAAAAGGAGGAAAGATGGGAGGAAATTTATTATTTCAAGGATATCCAATTGATTTTATCAAATGCCAAGATTCTTTTACTGCAAGACATTTAAGAAGATTTTTAAAAAAACAATAA
- the guaA gene encoding glutamine-hydrolyzing GMP synthase, which translates to MKTADIIVLDFGSQYTQLIARRLRENGVYAELLPFNASISDIKAKSPKGIILSGGPASVYASDAYFCDDEVFSLGLPILGICYGMQLIAHKFGASVVAASHKEYGKANLKFKQDHDLFKQTDDGQIVWMSHSDKVENLPDGFETIATSDNSPFCAFGNEKERIYALQFHPEVAHSQFGDKILKNFAKYICGCESTWNMGSFAKTQCEAIKAKIGNDKVLCAVSGGVDSSVVAALLAHAVPQNLIVVFVDNGLLRTDEAKQVEATFKLKLGVDLISIDASKLFLERLEGVSDPEQKRKIIGNTFIEVFDKEAKKHENVKYLAQGTLYTDIIESSVVGSSKTIKSHHNVGGLPKDMNFELIEPLREIFKDEVRKLGIELGLSPDLVYRHPFPGPGLAIRIMGDVTKDRLELLRKADVILRDELKSSGWYNKTWQAFCVLLNVNSVGVMGDNRTYENAVCIRVVDASDGMTASFSRLPYDLLENISRRIINEVDGINRVVYDISSKPPATIEWE; encoded by the coding sequence ATGAAAACAGCAGATATTATAGTCTTAGACTTTGGTTCGCAATATACTCAGCTCATTGCCAGAAGATTGCGTGAAAATGGTGTATATGCAGAACTTTTGCCATTTAATGCAAGTATTAGTGATATAAAAGCAAAGTCACCAAAAGGTATTATTTTAAGCGGAGGACCGGCTAGTGTTTATGCTAGTGATGCTTATTTTTGTGATGATGAGGTATTTTCTTTGGGTTTGCCAATTTTAGGAATTTGTTATGGAATGCAACTTATCGCTCATAAATTTGGTGCAAGTGTGGTTGCTGCGTCACATAAAGAGTATGGTAAGGCAAATTTAAAATTTAAACAAGATCATGATTTATTTAAGCAAACAGATGATGGGCAAATAGTATGGATGAGTCATTCTGATAAGGTTGAAAATTTACCAGATGGATTTGAAACTATAGCGACTAGCGATAATTCTCCATTTTGTGCATTTGGAAATGAAAAAGAGAGAATTTATGCTCTGCAATTTCACCCAGAAGTAGCACATTCGCAGTTTGGTGATAAAATTTTAAAGAATTTTGCAAAATACATTTGTGGATGCGAAAGCACTTGGAATATGGGAAGTTTTGCTAAAACTCAGTGTGAAGCAATAAAAGCAAAAATTGGAAATGATAAAGTTTTATGTGCTGTTAGTGGTGGAGTTGATAGTTCCGTAGTTGCTGCACTTCTTGCTCATGCTGTGCCTCAAAATTTGATTGTTGTTTTTGTTGATAATGGACTTTTAAGAACAGATGAAGCAAAGCAAGTAGAGGCCACATTTAAACTAAAATTGGGCGTTGATCTTATAAGTATAGACGCAAGTAAGTTGTTTTTAGAAAGATTAGAAGGTGTGAGCGATCCAGAGCAAAAAAGAAAGATAATAGGTAATACTTTTATAGAAGTTTTTGATAAAGAAGCAAAAAAACATGAAAATGTAAAATATCTCGCTCAAGGCACGCTTTATACGGATATCATTGAAAGTAGTGTAGTTGGATCTAGTAAAACTATAAAATCTCATCATAATGTTGGCGGTCTTCCAAAGGATATGAACTTTGAGTTAATTGAGCCATTAAGAGAGATTTTTAAAGATGAAGTTAGAAAACTTGGAATAGAGCTTGGCTTAAGCCCAGATTTAGTTTATCGCCATCCTTTCCCAGGTCCTGGTCTTGCAATACGCATAATGGGTGATGTTACAAAAGATAGGTTGGAGCTTCTAAGAAAAGCAGATGTAATCTTGCGAGATGAACTTAAATCAAGTGGTTGGTATAATAAAACTTGGCAAGCATTTTGTGTGCTTTTAAATGTAAATTCAGTTGGAGTTATGGGCGATAATAGAACTTATGAAAATGCAGTTTGCATTAGAGTTGTTGATGCAAGTGATGGTATGACTGCAAGTTTTTCAAGGCTACCTTATGATTTATTAGAAAATATAAGTCGTAGAATTATAAATGAAGTTGATGGAATTAACCGCGTAGTATATGATATTTCAAGCAAACCACCTGCAACAATTGAGTGGGAGTAG
- a CDS encoding uroporphyrinogen-III synthase gives MIYLVSHTKFDDKSVKHLQVCEIKFHKFNIDLSKFDALVITSKNSIKSLKFNSINLANLEVFSIGEGSTKEALNFGFSEIYTAKNSHGDEFANEIAPLLKDKKPLFLRAKEVVSDVFVILKNGGVNLTEIIAYENVFLNLANDLKPPKNSIIIFTSPSNVNGFLRNFELDASYKIIAIGKKTAISLKNFSNIIVSKTQSIEDCIEIAKNLA, from the coding sequence ATGATATATCTAGTTTCTCATACAAAATTTGATGATAAAAGTGTTAAACATTTGCAAGTTTGTGAGATTAAATTTCATAAATTTAACATTGATTTAAGTAAATTTGATGCTTTAGTTATAACATCAAAAAATAGTATCAAATCTTTGAAATTTAACTCTATAAATTTAGCAAATTTAGAAGTTTTTAGCATAGGTGAGGGCAGTACAAAAGAGGCATTAAATTTTGGATTTAGTGAAATTTACACAGCTAAAAACTCACATGGTGATGAATTTGCAAATGAGATAGCACCGCTTTTAAAAGATAAAAAACCACTATTTTTAAGAGCAAAAGAAGTTGTATCTGATGTTTTTGTAATTTTAAAAAATGGCGGTGTAAATTTAACAGAAATAATAGCCTATGAAAATGTTTTTTTAAATTTAGCAAATGATTTAAAGCCGCCTAAAAACAGCATTATTATTTTTACATCCCCATCTAATGTTAATGGTTTTTTAAGAAATTTTGAACTAGATGCTAGTTATAAAATCATAGCAATAGGCAAAAAAACAGCAATAAGTTTGAAAAATTTTTCAAATATCATTGTTAGTAAAACTCAAAGCATAGAAGATTGTATAGAAATTGCAAAAAATTTAGCGTAA
- the uvrC gene encoding excinuclease ABC subunit UvrC: MLIDDILSLPKNPGVYEYFDKDGKLLYVGKAKNLKNRVRSYFSFSPILSPNPRLSTRIARMISQSVHLEYIITDSESDALILENSFIKQLKPKYNILLRDDKTYPYIYIDLSLDFPRFEITRKVIKGKNIKYFGPYFKGSKEILNALYLKFPLVQKKSCIKGKKACLFYQIKRCHAPCENKISQEQYSKIVDDAIKDMQNTASLVPFLQNLMINYANNENYEEAAIMRDQIETIKDMQIKVEVDLAKLEDFDVIAIKADKNIVCSVIFNIRNGKISNSRHIISMVENASINEINELYKQIIIEAYPKESPINSTKIYTYENFEDKELVSEILSKRHMVKFKIQTPKIGEKRKICDIAYKNCDLQIQKHLKNSNYKLLNDIKQTFDLNNTPFRIEIFDNSHMQGVANVGSMVSFELDHFLKDAYRHAHLQSKNDYDQMNEFLTLRAKRFDKLNPPDLWIIDGGQALLDLASLIIQSSGANVDVIAISKEKIDAKAYRAKGNAKDKIYTKNGVFKFETNNKILQFIQKLRDEAHRFAISFHQKTKRKMDLNSSKMKNLGISDGSIKKLLNYYGSFDKIYEANFEDIKSLTNIKVANKIKNI; the protein is encoded by the coding sequence ATGCTAATCGATGATATCTTATCCCTTCCTAAAAATCCGGGTGTTTATGAGTATTTTGATAAAGATGGGAAACTTCTTTATGTGGGTAAAGCAAAAAATTTAAAAAATAGAGTAAGAAGTTATTTTAGTTTTAGCCCTATTCTATCGCCAAATCCACGCCTTAGCACGCGTATAGCCCGCATGATAAGCCAAAGTGTGCATTTAGAATACATCATAACAGATTCTGAAAGCGACGCACTGATATTAGAAAACTCGTTTATAAAACAACTTAAGCCAAAATACAACATTTTACTAAGAGATGATAAAACATATCCTTATATTTACATAGATTTAAGCTTGGATTTTCCGCGTTTTGAAATAACAAGAAAAGTTATAAAAGGTAAAAATATAAAATATTTTGGTCCATATTTTAAAGGTAGCAAAGAAATTTTAAATGCTTTATATCTTAAATTTCCACTTGTTCAAAAAAAATCGTGCATAAAAGGTAAAAAAGCTTGTCTTTTTTATCAAATAAAGCGTTGCCATGCACCTTGTGAAAATAAAATTTCGCAAGAACAATACTCCAAAATAGTAGATGATGCTATAAAAGATATGCAAAATACAGCGTCTCTTGTGCCGTTTTTACAAAATTTAATGATAAATTATGCAAATAACGAAAACTACGAAGAAGCAGCTATAATGCGCGATCAAATCGAAACTATAAAAGATATGCAAATAAAAGTAGAAGTTGATTTGGCTAAATTAGAAGACTTCGATGTAATTGCCATAAAAGCTGATAAAAATATAGTTTGCTCTGTAATATTTAATATAAGAAATGGCAAAATAAGCAACTCAAGACATATTATTTCAATGGTTGAAAATGCAAGTATTAATGAGATAAATGAGCTTTATAAACAAATTATAATAGAAGCTTATCCTAAAGAAAGCCCTATAAACTCTACTAAAATTTACACATATGAGAATTTTGAAGATAAAGAGTTAGTATCTGAAATTTTAAGCAAAAGACATATGGTTAAATTTAAGATCCAAACTCCAAAAATAGGTGAAAAAAGAAAAATTTGTGACATTGCGTATAAAAACTGCGATTTACAAATTCAAAAACATTTGAAAAATAGTAATTATAAGCTTTTAAACGACATAAAACAAACTTTTGATTTAAACAATACTCCTTTTAGGATAGAAATTTTTGATAACTCACATATGCAAGGTGTTGCAAATGTTGGTTCAATGGTAAGTTTTGAATTAGATCATTTTCTAAAAGACGCTTATCGACACGCACATTTGCAAAGCAAAAATGATTATGATCAAATGAATGAGTTTTTAACACTAAGAGCTAAAAGATTTGACAAACTAAACCCGCCAGATCTATGGATAATAGATGGCGGACAAGCCTTGCTTGATTTAGCTAGTTTGATAATCCAAAGTAGCGGTGCAAATGTAGATGTGATTGCCATTTCAAAAGAAAAAATAGACGCTAAAGCTTACCGCGCAAAAGGAAATGCAAAAGACAAAATTTACACAAAAAACGGAGTTTTTAAATTTGAAACAAATAATAAAATTTTGCAATTCATTCAAAAACTACGCGATGAGGCTCATAGGTTTGCCATTTCATTTCATCAAAAAACAAAAAGAAAAATGGATTTAAATAGTTCAAAGATGAAAAATCTTGGAATAAGCGATGGAAGTATCAAAAAACTTTTAAACTATTATGGCTCATTTGATAAAATATATGAAGCTAATTTTGAAGATATAAAATCCCTTACAAATATTAAAGTAGCTAATAAAATTAAAAATATATAA
- a CDS encoding MarR family winged helix-turn-helix transcriptional regulator produces MDLKKSLIDLQCEMVAERNLVNPRQITWLQYDILYQLKNNGKILPSNLSILLGISRTKISKALKGLKVKGYIQQLPNKFDGRELYTYITKEGKSLLDDISAKHTALHQTALKIFSKEEQEAFAYLSNKLSGKLRMARIKTDE; encoded by the coding sequence ATGGATTTAAAAAAATCTCTTATAGATTTGCAATGTGAAATGGTTGCTGAAAGAAATTTAGTAAATCCTAGACAAATTACTTGGTTGCAATATGATATTTTATATCAATTAAAAAACAATGGTAAAATTTTACCATCAAATTTAAGTATTTTACTTGGAATATCGCGAACTAAAATTTCAAAAGCATTAAAAGGATTGAAAGTTAAAGGATATATACAACAACTTCCAAATAAATTTGATGGAAGAGAATTATATACTTATATTACTAAAGAGGGTAAAAGTTTACTAGATGATATTTCGGCTAAACATACTGCACTTCATCAAACAGCATTAAAAATTTTTTCTAAAGAAGAGCAAGAAGCGTTTGCTTATTTATCAAATAAACTATCAGGCAAATTGCGTATGGCTAGGATAAAAACAGATGAATAA